The DNA region CAGGACGGTGTCCATCATGCCCGGCATCGACGCCCGCGCGCCGGAGCGCACCGACACCAGCAGCGGGTTGACCGGGTCGCCGAACAGGGCGTCCATCGCCGTTTCCAGCCGCTCGACCGCGGCCTCGACCTGCGTGGTCAGCTCCGGCGGATAGGAGCGGCCGTTGGCGTAGAAATAGGTGCACAGCTCGGTGGTGATCGTGAAGCCCGGCGGAACGGGCAGACCAAGATTGGCCATCTCGGCCAGATTGGCGCCCTTGCCGCCCAGCAGGTTCTTCATATCGGCCCGTCCTTCGGTGGCACCGGCCCCGAAGCTGTAGACCCACTTGGATTCACCCTGGCTCGCCATCGCGGATTTCCTCTCGCCCCATGGTCGTCCGGCATGCGGGTGCTCCCCTTGTGCTCCATCGACCGTCCGCCGGGCGGGTGTTTTCCGCTCAGCGAAACGCCGTGGTCAGTTTGCTTGACCGCACATGCCGCTGAATGGACCTTCTATCGCCCCGAACGTTGGGATACAAGACGGTCGCGTGGTCTAGATCGGGATGACCTGCGCTTGGCCGGCAAAGGAGCATTGCGGCTATATCGGATTGGCCGGTTTCGCATTGCCCGGGCAAACCGCATAAGCACCGGGCCGGATGGCGACATACGGCCGAAGTACCCCGGCGGATGTTTCAGATACCGGCCAGGGCCTCGTCCGGACACTCCACCCACTGGCTGCCCGCGCCGGCCAGCCAGTCGGCCAGCGCCGCCGCCGGCATCGGCCGGGCGAACAAGTATCCCTGGCCGATGGCACAGCCCTCCGCCTCCAGCATGCGCTGCTGGGCCTCGCGCTCCACCCCTTCCGCCACCACCGTCAACCCCAGCGCCTCGCCGATCTGGATGATGGCGCGGACCAGCGGCCGGTTGGCGGCGTCGATGTCCAGTTCCTTGACGAAGCTGCGGTCGATCTTCAGCTCACCGACGGGAAAGCGCTTGAGATAGCTGAGGCTGGAATAGCCGGTGCCGAAATCGTCGATCGACAGCGTCACCCCCTGCGCATGCAGGGCATCGAGCGCGTCATGGACGCCGATCTCCTCGGTCATCATCAGCCGCTCGGTGATCTCCAGCGTCAGGTCTTGGGCGGGGATGCCGTTGGCGGCCAGGATGCCGGCAACCTGGTCGGGCAGGTCGCCGCGGGCGAAGCGGACGGCCGAGATGTTGACCGCCAGCCCCGGCACCGGCAGGCCGGCGGCCCGCCAGCGGCCAAGCTGCGCCACCGCGCTCTCCAGCACCCACGAATCGAGCCGGTCGATCAGGCCGCACTCCTCGGCCAGCGGCACGAACTCCATCGGCGACACCGCACCCCAACGCGGGTGGGTCCAGCGGATCAGCGCCTCCACCCGGTGCAGGCGGTGCGGCTTCAGCCGGACCTGCGGCTGGTAATGCAGCTCGAACGGCGAGATGCCGTCCGTGATCCCGGCCTCCTGGCGGTCCAGCGCCTCGCGCAGCGCCGCCTCCATCTCCAGCCGGCGCACCGCCTGCTCGTTCATGTCGCGGCGGAAGAAGTGGCAGCGGTTGCGGCCGGCCTGCTTGGCCCGGTACATCGCCGCATCGGCCTGCCGCAGCAGCGTGTCGAAATCCATCCCGTCGTCGGGATGCACGGCGATGCCGATGCTCGCGGTCGGCGTCAGCGTCAGCTCGGCCACGGTCAGCGGCACCGCCAGCGTCGCCAGCACCCGCTCGGCCAGCAACGCGGCATGCGCGGCATCGCAGCCCGGCAGCAGGGCCACGAACTCGTCGCCGCCCAGCCGGGCCAGCGTGTCGCCCTCGATGAACACGCTCCGCAGGCGGCCGGCCACCTCCAGCAGCAGCTCGTCGCCAACCGCATGGCCCAGCGAGTCGTTGACGGTCTTGAAGCGGTCGATGTCCAGGAACATCAGCGTCACCGGCTGGCGCGTGCGCCCGGCCAGCGCCAGCGCCGCGGTGGCGCGGTCGGCCAGAAGCTGGCGGTTGGGCAGCCCGGTCAGCATGTCGAAATATGCGAGCCGGTTGATCTCCGCCCGCGCCCGGTCATGCTCGATGGCGAGCACGCAGAGATGGACGCAGGCATCGACAAGCCGCCGGTGGAACGGGGCGACAGCGGCGCGCGACTCGCGGTAATAGAAGGCGAAGCTGCCCAGCACGCGGGCGTCGCGGCCCTTGATCGGGTTGGACCAGCAGGCTGCCAGCCCCTGCGCCAGCGCGAGTTGCCGGCGCTTGGCCCAGCGCGGATCGCTGGCGATGTCGGTGGACATCACCGCCTCGCCCGCGCTCATCGCACTGCCACAGCAGCCGACGTTCGGCTCGATGGGCAGCCCATCGATGGCGTCGGCGTAGGCGGAGGGCAGCGACGGCGCCGCGGCCACGCGCATACGACCATCGTCGTCGCGCAGCATCACCGAACAGGTCACCTCCGGCGCGCAGGCTTCCACCTGCCGGCACAGGAAGTCCAGCACCAGCCGCAGCGACCGGCCGCCGGCCACCAGTTCCAGCACATTCTGCTGCAGACGGGCGACCGCCTCGGCCCGCTCGCGCTCGTCGAAGCCGCGCATCTCGCACAGCAGCAGCGTCTCGTCACCGTCGGTCAGCAATTGCCAGTGCAGGTCGACCGGAACGGGGTCGCAGCGCGGGACGCACAGCGCGCCGTTGCCGGGTGGCGCACAATCTCCCCGCATCCCGTCCCACACCGCCTGCCAGTCGCATCCGCCCAGATCGAGCAGCGCCGGCAGGGAGCGCCCGATCAGCGTGTCGAGCGGGCGGCCGGCCAGCCGGGAAAATCCGGGATTGGCGCCGACGATCATCCCGTCGGCCGAGACCCAGACCAGTGCCGCGCTCCATTGCGCGGCGGTCACCCGCAGCAGGCGGTCGGAGGGAAGACGGTCGTCCAGCGCGGCCTCGGCCGATTCCATGAACCCTGATCTCCCCACACCGGACATCCTTCGGGAAGCGCCGCGGCGGCGTCCCAGGGGAATCAGCTAACACGGATACACGCGGCGCGGTCAAGGCTCGTCATGGCGGCGACGACGTTATTGCAACCGCATAAGACGGCTTCCGAACCGCGGCCGGACCGGCAAGACAAACATAAGGAAAAGGGAGGGAGCGGTCTCCCGCTCCCTCCCCTCTCGTCTTCGATCTCCTTGCGGCGGCCGGATGGCACGCCGGTCGGGACCTCAGCTGCAGCCGGTGGTCGACCCGCAGCTGTCACACTTCAGGCAGGTGCCGTTGCGCACCAGGGTCATGTTGCCGCACTCGCCGCAGGGATCGCCCTCATAGCCGCGGGCGCGGGCCTCGCGGATGCGGTCGAAGCGCTGATCGCTGGTGCTGCCGCCATAGGCGGTGCCGGTGGCAGCGCCGGACGCGACATGGCCCTGGGCGGTGGCCGCGGCGACCGTCGGGCTGGCCGCCATCGCGGCCTGGGCGGACGCCTGCATCCCGGCGGACGCGGTGGCGCTCACCGCCGCGGTGTCTGTGCCGGTGGCGGCGAAGGCTGCGGCGGCGCTGGCACGCTGGGTCTGGCCACCATGCAGGACGCGCAGGTTGTTGCGGACATAGCCGGTCGAGGCGATGCGGCGGACGATGTCGGACGGCTGCACCTGGGTGTCCGGCAGGTCGCCCTGCTTGTCGCCGTTGCCGACGGTGAAGGGCACCAGATCCTCCGGCGTGGCGTGCGCCAGATCGGTGCGGTTCAGGTAGGAAATGGCGATCTCGCGGAAGAGGTAGTCGATGACCGAGGTCGCCATCTTGATGGTGTCGTTGCCGGTCACCATGCCCGACGGCTCGAAGCGGGTGAAGGTGAAGGCCTCCACGAACTCCTCGAGCGGCACGCCGTACTGCAGGCCGATCGACACCGCGATGGCGAAATTGTTCATCAGCGAGCGGAAGGCGGCGCCTTCCTTGTGCATGTCGATGAAGATCTCGCCCAGCCGGCCGTCCTCATACTCGCCGGTGCGCAGATAGACCTTGTGGCCGCCGACATTGGCCTTCTGGGTGTAGCCCTTGCGACGGTGCGGCAGGCGCTCGCGGGCGGAGCTCTTGCGCTCCACCACCCGCTCGATCACCTTCTCGACGATGCGCTCGGTGACCATCTGGGCGCGGACGGCGGCCGGCGCCTCGATCATCGCCTCGACCGCCTCGCCGTCCTCCTCGTCGTCGAGCAGGGCGGCCTGCAGCGGCTGGCTCAGCTTGGAGCCGTCGCGGTACAGCGCATTCGCCTTCAGCCCCAGGCGCCAGGACATCAGGTAGGCGTCCTTGCACTCCTCCACCGTCGCCGAGTTCGGCATGTTGATGGTCTTGGAGATGGCGCCGGAGATGAAGGGCTGCGCCGCCGCCATCATCGTGATGTGCGATTCCCAGGACAGGAAGCGCTTGCCGATGCGGCCGCAGGGGTTGGCGCAGTCGAACACCGGCAGATGCTCGTCCTTCAGGAAGGGCGCGCCCTCCAGCGTCATGGCGCCGCAGCAGAAGGTGTTGGCCAGCTCGATCTGCGACTTGGTGAAGCCGATGTGGCTCAGCAGGTCGAAGCCCGGAGCGTCCAGCGTCTCGGCCGGGATGCCCAGCGTCTGGGTGCAGAAATCGGCGCCGATGGTCCAGCGGTTGAAGACGAACTTGATGTCGAAGGCGGTGCCGAGGTTGCCTTCCAACCGCTCCAGCAGTGCGTCGGTGAAGCCCTTGGCCTTCAGCGACTCGTGGTTGATGCCCGGCGCGTTCTTCAGCGTGCCGTGGCCGACGGCGTAGAGCGCGATCTGCTCGATCTGCGAGGGCGTGTAGCCGAGCGTCTTCAGCGCCTCCGGCACCAGCCGGTTGACGATCTTGAAATAGCCGCCGCCGGCCAGCTTCTTGAACTTCACCAGCGCGAAGTCGGGCTCGATGCCGGTGGTGTCGCAGTCCATGACCAGGCCGATGGTGCCGGTCGGGGCGACCACGGTGGCCTGGGCGTTGCGGAAGCCGTGAGCCTCGCCCAGTTCCAGCGCCTCGTCCCACACGCGGACGGCGGCGAGCGCCAGATCCTGGTCCGGGCAGAGGTCGGCGACGAAGGGCACCGGCTCGACCGCCAGCCCCTCATAGCCGTTCATCTCGCCGTTGGCGGCGCGGCGGTGGTTGCGGATGACCCGCAGCATGTGGTCGCGGTTGGCCTCGAAGCCCGGGAAGGTGCCCAGCTCCTGCGCCATCTCGGCCGAGGTGGCATAGGCGACGCCGGTCATCACCGCGGAGATGCCGGCGCAATAGGCGCGGCCTTCGTCGCTGTCGTAGGAGAGGCCCGTGGCCATCAGCAGGCCGCCGAGATTGGCGAAGCCCAGGCCAAGCGTGCGGAACTCGTAGGAGAGCTGGGCGATTTCCTTGGACGGGAACTGCGCCATCAGCACGGAGATTTCCAGCACGACGGTCCACAGGCGGCAGGCGTGCTCGAACGCCTCGACGTCGAAGGAACCGTCCTTCAGCCGGAAGGACATCAGGTTCAGCGACGCCAGATTGCAGGCGGTGTCGTCGAGGAACATGTATTCCGAGCACGGGTTCGAGGCGTTGATGCGCCCCGAGGCCGGGCAGGTGTGCCACTCGTTGATGGTGCTGTCGAACTGCACGCCCGGATCGGCGCAGGCCCAGGCGGCGTAGCCGACCTTGTCCCACAGGTCGCGGGCGCGGATGGTCTTCATCACCTTGCCGCTGGTGCGGCCGATCAGGTTCCAGTCGGCATCGTCCAGCACCGCCTGCACGAACTCGTTGGAGACGCGCACCGAGTTGTTGGAGTTCTGGCCGGAAACCGTCAGGTAGGCTTCCGAATCCCAGTCGGTGTTGTAGGTCTTGAACTCGATCGAGGTGAAGCCCTGGCCGGCGAACTGGATCACGCGCTGGATGTAGTTCTCCGACACCTGATCCTTGCGGGCGGCGAGGATCGCCTTCTTGAGCTCCTTGTTCTCCTTCGGATCGAGGCCCTTCTGGGCGGCGGCCATCACCTCGACCAGGTGCTTCTGGCAGATGCGGGAGCCGGTCACCAGTGCGGCGACCTTCTGCTCCTCGTTCACCTTCCAGTCGATGTAGCCTTCGATGTCCGGATGGTCCATGTCCACCGTGACCATCTTGGCCGCACGACGGGTGGTGCCGCCCGACTTGATGGCGCCGGCCGCGCGGTCGCCGATCTTCAGGAAGCTCATCAGGCCCGACGACTTGCCGCCGCCGGCCAGCTTCTCACCCTCGCCGCGGAGCTTGGAGAAGTTGGAACCGGTGCCCGAGCCGTACTTGAACAGGCGCGCCTCGCGCACCCACAGGTCCATGATGCCGCCCTCGTTCACGAGGTCGTCGGCGACCGACTGGATGAAGCAGGCGTGCGGCTGCGGATGCTCATAGGCCGAGGCCGACGAGGTCAGCAGGCCGGTCTTGAAATCGACGTAGAAATGGCCCTGGCTCGGGCCGTCGATGCCGTAGGCCCAGTGCAGGCCGGTGTTGAACCATTGCGGGCTGTTCGGGGCCGCCATCTGGGCGGCCAGCATGAAGCGCATCTCGTCGAAGAAGGCGCGGGCGTCGGCCTCGCCGTCGAAATAGCCGCCCTTCCAGCCCCAATAGGTCCAGGTGCCGGCCAGACGGTCGAAGACCTGGCGGGCCGAGCTCTCGCCGACGAAACGCTTCTCCTTGGGCAGGGCGGCCAGCTTCTCGGTGTCGGCCTCCTTGCGCCACAGCCAGGACGGAACGGTGTTCTCCTCCACGGCGCGGAGCGCGGCGGGGACGCCGGCCTTGCGGAAATACTTCTGGGCCAGGATGTCGCTGGCGACCTGCGAGAAGTTGTCCGGCACCTCGATGCCGGTCTGCTGGAAGACGATGGTGCCATCCGGGTTGCGGATCTCGCTCGTCGCCTGACGGAAACCGAGGCTGGCGTAGGCGTCCTGACCTTCGTGCGTGAAACGACGCTCGATCCGCATGATGACACTGTCCCTTGCTGGAGCCCGCCGTGGCGGACTCGAATGGAAATAGGGGCGACCCGTCCCGAAAAGCGGGTACCGGCAACGGGCACGGCGCCGTACGGCAGGGGCCCGAAGCCCGACTGCACGCCGTCGCCGCTATCCTTGCCGGGACCGGGGCCGCCGTTTGGACGGCCGGGTCACGTGGGCTGCATCCTAGCCAGCGCGGCCGGGGCAAGCAAGCCCCACTCTGCTAGATATTGTGGTTGACATCACCGAACCCCTCAAACTCTTGAGTCTTTGGTGTTCAACCCGTCGCCGGGGATCCTGTTCCCGCCCGCCAAGCATTTTTTTCGGACAGGGACGGCAGGGCCGCGGCACGGCTGCGAGGCACGTCAAGGCACTCGAACGGCCGCCAATGCCGGATCGGGCGGCGACACAGCTGATTAGAGCGCAAAACGCGCCGGTCCGCCAGAGCTTCCTTGCGGAGAAAATCAACATCTTGTTGCCTACGCCCCGTTGCACCCACCACCGATTCTCCGCGAGGCGACTCGGGCGGAATTGGCGGACTCCAAGGAACGACTCGAAAAACCCGGTCCTCCCGCCTCCGAGTCGCCGCCGGCCCGGCCGCGGATGGCGAGGGAAGATGGCCGGGGAAGGCGGTCGGGGAAGATGGCATGGATAAGGAGCGGAAACCGTGGACCCGCAACTTTTTCCTGTGCCCATGGTTGGGAAGCGGTGGATTCAAGGGAGGGGAAACGCCCATGGAGACGCCCATGCACAAGATGTGGTCCATATTGCCCGCGCTG from Azospirillum thiophilum includes:
- a CDS encoding vitamin B12-dependent ribonucleotide reductase, with product MRIERRFTHEGQDAYASLGFRQATSEIRNPDGTIVFQQTGIEVPDNFSQVASDILAQKYFRKAGVPAALRAVEENTVPSWLWRKEADTEKLAALPKEKRFVGESSARQVFDRLAGTWTYWGWKGGYFDGEADARAFFDEMRFMLAAQMAAPNSPQWFNTGLHWAYGIDGPSQGHFYVDFKTGLLTSSASAYEHPQPHACFIQSVADDLVNEGGIMDLWVREARLFKYGSGTGSNFSKLRGEGEKLAGGGKSSGLMSFLKIGDRAAGAIKSGGTTRRAAKMVTVDMDHPDIEGYIDWKVNEEQKVAALVTGSRICQKHLVEVMAAAQKGLDPKENKELKKAILAARKDQVSENYIQRVIQFAGQGFTSIEFKTYNTDWDSEAYLTVSGQNSNNSVRVSNEFVQAVLDDADWNLIGRTSGKVMKTIRARDLWDKVGYAAWACADPGVQFDSTINEWHTCPASGRINASNPCSEYMFLDDTACNLASLNLMSFRLKDGSFDVEAFEHACRLWTVVLEISVLMAQFPSKEIAQLSYEFRTLGLGFANLGGLLMATGLSYDSDEGRAYCAGISAVMTGVAYATSAEMAQELGTFPGFEANRDHMLRVIRNHRRAANGEMNGYEGLAVEPVPFVADLCPDQDLALAAVRVWDEALELGEAHGFRNAQATVVAPTGTIGLVMDCDTTGIEPDFALVKFKKLAGGGYFKIVNRLVPEALKTLGYTPSQIEQIALYAVGHGTLKNAPGINHESLKAKGFTDALLERLEGNLGTAFDIKFVFNRWTIGADFCTQTLGIPAETLDAPGFDLLSHIGFTKSQIELANTFCCGAMTLEGAPFLKDEHLPVFDCANPCGRIGKRFLSWESHITMMAAAQPFISGAISKTINMPNSATVEECKDAYLMSWRLGLKANALYRDGSKLSQPLQAALLDDEEDGEAVEAMIEAPAAVRAQMVTERIVEKVIERVVERKSSARERLPHRRKGYTQKANVGGHKVYLRTGEYEDGRLGEIFIDMHKEGAAFRSLMNNFAIAVSIGLQYGVPLEEFVEAFTFTRFEPSGMVTGNDTIKMATSVIDYLFREIAISYLNRTDLAHATPEDLVPFTVGNGDKQGDLPDTQVQPSDIVRRIASTGYVRNNLRVLHGGQTQRASAAAAFAATGTDTAAVSATASAGMQASAQAAMAASPTVAAATAQGHVASGAATGTAYGGSTSDQRFDRIREARARGYEGDPCGECGNMTLVRNGTCLKCDSCGSTTGCS
- a CDS encoding putative bifunctional diguanylate cyclase/phosphodiesterase, whose product is MESAEAALDDRLPSDRLLRVTAAQWSAALVWVSADGMIVGANPGFSRLAGRPLDTLIGRSLPALLDLGGCDWQAVWDGMRGDCAPPGNGALCVPRCDPVPVDLHWQLLTDGDETLLLCEMRGFDERERAEAVARLQQNVLELVAGGRSLRLVLDFLCRQVEACAPEVTCSVMLRDDDGRMRVAAAPSLPSAYADAIDGLPIEPNVGCCGSAMSAGEAVMSTDIASDPRWAKRRQLALAQGLAACWSNPIKGRDARVLGSFAFYYRESRAAVAPFHRRLVDACVHLCVLAIEHDRARAEINRLAYFDMLTGLPNRQLLADRATAALALAGRTRQPVTLMFLDIDRFKTVNDSLGHAVGDELLLEVAGRLRSVFIEGDTLARLGGDEFVALLPGCDAAHAALLAERVLATLAVPLTVAELTLTPTASIGIAVHPDDGMDFDTLLRQADAAMYRAKQAGRNRCHFFRRDMNEQAVRRLEMEAALREALDRQEAGITDGISPFELHYQPQVRLKPHRLHRVEALIRWTHPRWGAVSPMEFVPLAEECGLIDRLDSWVLESAVAQLGRWRAAGLPVPGLAVNISAVRFARGDLPDQVAGILAANGIPAQDLTLEITERLMMTEEIGVHDALDALHAQGVTLSIDDFGTGYSSLSYLKRFPVGELKIDRSFVKELDIDAANRPLVRAIIQIGEALGLTVVAEGVEREAQQRMLEAEGCAIGQGYLFARPMPAAALADWLAGAGSQWVECPDEALAGI